One Grus americana isolate bGruAme1 chromosome Z, bGruAme1.mat, whole genome shotgun sequence DNA window includes the following coding sequences:
- the F2RL1 gene encoding proteinase-activated receptor 2 yields the protein MAGCRGLCLLLLLCALLGAAAPAESSGNSKSKGRSFLGQKVPDTNNASEALYEVDEFAAKALTGKLTTVFLPIVYIIVFIIGLPSNAMALWVFFFRTKKKHPAVIYMVNLALADLLFVVWFPLKIAYHVNGNNWLFGEGLCKVLVGFFYGNMYCSILFMTCLSVQRYWVVVNPIVHSRKKSEIALGISLAVWLLILLGTIPLYLVNQTAHISSLNITTCHDVLPENTLAHSMFSYFLSLAIGFFLIPALLTAVAYILMIKTLSASISDISAGKKRKRAIKLVIAVLSTYLICFTPSNVLLVVHYLLLKTHSESHLYVSYIIALCLSTLNSCIDPFIYYYISKDFRDHLKNAVLCRSVRTTQRMQVSLLSSRYPKKSNSYSSNSNGTTKSTY from the coding sequence agagTAGTGGAAACAGCAAGTCAAAAGGAAGAAGTTTTCTTGGCCAGAAAGTTCCAGATACAAATAATGCCTCTGAAGCACTATATGAAGTGGATGAATTTGCAGCAAAAGCCCTCACAGGAAAGCTGACTACAGTTTTTCTTCCCATTGTCTATATCATTGTCTTTATCATTGGTTTGCCTAGCAATGCCATGGCCCTCTGGGTCTTTTTTTTCCgaacaaagaagaaacatcCAGCTGTGATTTATATGGTTAACTTGGCACTGGCAGACCTTCTTTTTGTTGTCTGGTTCCCGCTGAAGATTGCATACCATGTAAATGGTAATAATTGGCTATTTGGTGAAGGTCTCTGCAAAGTACTTGTTGGATTTTTCTATGGAAATATGTACTGTTCCATTCTCTTTATGACATGTCTCAGTGTGCAACGCTATTGGGTTGTGGTGAACCCCATAGTGCACtcaagaaagaaatctgaaattgcCTTGGGCATCTCCCTTGCTGTGTGGTTACTGATTTTGTTGGGCACCATTCCATTGTATCTTGTTAACCAGACAGCACATATTTCAAGTCTTAACATCACTACCTGCCATGATGTGTTGCCTGAAAATACTTTGGCTCATAGTATGTTCAGTTATTTCCTCTCGCTTGCAATTGGATTCTTCTTAATCCCAGCTCTCCTCACTGCTGTTGCTTACATACTAATGATTAAGACTCTAAGTGCTTCCATCTCAGATATAAGCGCTGGGAAGAAACGGAAAAGAGCAATCAAACTCGTTATTGCTGTCCTGTCCACGTATCTCATCTGTTTTACACCTAGCAACGTGCTGCTTGTTGTGCACTATTTGCTCCTCAAAACCCACAGCGAGAGCCATCTGTATGTGTCGTACATAATCGCACTGTGTCTTTCTACTTTGAACAGTTGTATTGATCCATTCATCTATTATTATATTTCAAAAGACTTCAGAGACCACCTTAAAAACGCTGTTCTTTGCCGAAGTGTGCGAACTACACAGAGGATGCAAGTGTCTCTCTTATCAAGCAGATACCCCAAGAAATCAAATTCTTATTCTTCAAACTCAAATGGGACCACTAAATCAACCTACTGA